A window of Phocoena phocoena chromosome 6, mPhoPho1.1, whole genome shotgun sequence contains these coding sequences:
- the KANK1 gene encoding KN motif and ankyrin repeat domain-containing protein 1 isoform X1 yields the protein METRRRLEQERVTMQVAPGEFRRPRLASFGGVGSTSSLSSFMGSGNHNPAMQQHQNGYQGNGDYGGYAPAAATTSSMGSSIRHSPLSSGISTPVTNVSPVHLQHIREQMAIALKRLKELEEQVRTIPVLQVKISVLQEEKRQLASQLKDHRAASQNDVCGVRKRSYSAGNASQLEHLSRTQRSGGELYIDYEEGEMEGAEQSTQRIKEFRQLTADMQALEQKIQDSSSEASSELRENGQCRSRECQSVAVGADENMDSIVVHHRGARSCKDVAVGTVTATRNSGVSVTEAMLGVTTEADKEIELQQQTIEALKEKIYRLEVQLKETTHDREMTKLKQELQAAGSRKKVDRAMMAQPLVFSKVVEAVIPTRDQIAGSHVDVVDTCVGTCVQTNSVGISCQPDRENKMVGPELPMNWWIVKERVEMHDRCTGRSVGTCDKSVGVDISVCETGSNTEESVSDLTLLKTNLNLKEVRSIGCGDCSVDVIVRSPRECISRSVNTEAVSQVEAAVMAVPRTTSQHSSTVLEQVSQFTNTETATLTESCTNTSLSTMDKHTSTRTVEMRTVAVGEGRVKDVSSAKMRSVGVGTVLSGASGFDRPSSVKTKESGVGHISINDNCLVGLKMRTIACGPPQLTVGPTGSRRSVGVGDEPVGEFVESPQPQAPSRMVTGLDHYIERVQKLLAEQQALLAENYSELAEAFGEPHSQIGSLNSQLINALSSINSVVKSASAEELRPDFLKTSLGKVTGSNLEYTCKCGSLQSGGPLNSQTSRHEQEVGTTEGKPISSQDTFPTQETTLSPVNLTDDQIAAGLYVCTNNESTLKSIMKKKDANKDSNGAKKNLQFVGINGGYETTSSDDSSSDESSSSESDDECDVPEYPPEEVEDEEEDQDTRGMAEGHHAVNVEGLTSSRVEDEMQVPECEPEKVEIRERYELSEKMLSACNLLKNNINDPKALTSKDMRFCLNTLQHEWFRVSSQKSAIPAMVGDYIAAFEAISPDVLRHIINMADGNGNTALHYSVSHSNFEIVKLLLDADVCNVDHQNKAGYTPIMLAALAAVEAEKDMRVVEELFACGDVNAKASQAGQTALMLAVSHGRIDMVKGLLACGADVNIQDDEGSTALMCASEHGHVELVKLLLAQPGCSGHLEDNDGSTALSIALEAGHKDIAVLLYAHVNFAKAQSPGTPRLGRKTSPGPTHRGSFD from the exons ATGGAGACCCGGAGAAGACTCGAACAGGAGAGAGTCACCATGCAGGTGGCACCTGGTGAGTTCCGAAGGCCCAGGCTGGCCAGTTTTGGAGGCGTGGGCTCCACGAGCTCCCTCTCCTCATTTATGGGTTCTGGAAACCACAATCCCGCCATGCAGCAGCATCAGAATGGATACCAAGGCAACGGGGATTATGGTGGCTATGCCCCAGCTGCTGCCACCACCTCTTCCATGGGGAGTTCCATCCGCCACAGCCCTCTGAGCTCAGGGATCTCCACTCCGGTGACCAACGTGAGCCCCGTGCACCTGCAGCACATCCGTGAGCAGATGGCCATTGCCCTGAAACGCCTGAAAGAGCTAGAAGAGCAGGTGCGAACCATCCCTGTGCTCCAGGTGAAGATCTCTGTCTTGCAAGAGGAGAAAAGGCAGTTGGCTTCACAGCTGAAAGACCACAGAGCTGCATCCCAGAACGATGTCTGTGGTGTGAGAAAGAGGTCCTACAGTGCTGGGAACGCATCCCAGCTGGAACACCTCTCCAGGACCCAGAGAAGTGGCGGGGAATTATACATTGACTAtgaggagggagaaatggaggGGGCAGAGCAGAGCACCCAGAGGATAAAGGAATTCCGGCAGCTCACAGCAGACATGCAGGCCCTGGAGCAGAAGATCCAGGACAGCAGCTCTGAGGCCTCCTCAGAGCTCAGGGAGAACGGGCAGTGTCGGTCTCGAGAGTGCCAGTCTGTGGCTGTGGGTGCTGATGAGAACATGGACAGCATTGTCGTGCACCACAGGGGCGCCAGGTCCTGTAAGGATGTTGCTGTAGGCACGGTCACCGCGACGAGGAATTCTGGGGTCAGCGTGACAGAAGCCATGCTTGGAGTGACTACCGAAGCTGACAAAGAAATTGAGCTGCAACAGCAGACCATAGAAGCCTTAAAGGAAAAGATCTATCGCCTGGAAGTACAGCTTAAAGAAACCACCCATGACCGGGAGATGACTAAACTCAAGCAAGAGCTGCAAGCTGCTGGCTCGAGAAAAAAAGTTGACAGAGCTATGATGGCCCAGCCGCTCGTTTTCAGCAAGGTGGTGGAGGCAGTGATACCCACCAGAGACCAAATAGCTGGCAGTCACGTGGACGTGGTTGACACCTGTGTCGGGACCTGTGTGCAGACAAATAGCGTAGGCATCTCCTGCCAGCCCGATCGTGAGAATAAAATGGTGGGGCCTGAGCTGCCCATGAATTGGTGGATTGTTAAGGAAAGGGTGGAAATGCATGACCGATGTACTGGGCGGTCTGTGGGGACGTGTGACAAGAGCGTGGGTGTGGACATCAGCGTCTGTGAAACAGGCAGCAACACGGAGGAGTCTGTGAGCGACCTGACACTCCTCAAGACCAACCTGAATCTCAAAGAAGTCCGCTCCATCGGCTGTGGAGATTGCTCTGTCGATGTGATCGTCCGTTCCCCAAGGGAGTGCATCTCCCGGAGTGTGAACACGGAGGCCGTCAGCCAGGTGGAAGCTGCTGTCATGGCAGTGCCTCGAACCACGAGCCAGCACAGCAGCACGGTTCTAGAACAGGTGTCCCAGTTCACCAACACCGAGACAGCTACCCTCACAGAGTCCTGCACCAACACTTCCCTCAGCACCATGGACAAGCACACCAGCACCCGGACTGTGGAGATGCGGACTGTGGCGGTCGGAGAAGGCCGCGTCAAGGACGTCAGCTCCGCTAAGATGCGGTCCGTCGGAGTTGGAACGGTGCTCTCCGGCGCCTCTGGGTTCGACAGGCCATCCTCTGTGAAGACCAAAGAGTCAGGCGTGGGGCACATCAGTATTAACGACAACTGTCTGGTTGGTCTGAAAATGAGGACCATAGCTTGTGGCCCTCCGCAGTTGACAGTGGGGCCGACCGGCAGCCGGAGGAGTGTAGGGGTTGGGGACGAGCCCGTAGGAGAGTTCGTGgagagcccccagccccaggctccgTCCAGAATGGTGACAGGCTTGGATCACTACATTGAGCGTGTCCAGAAGCTGCTGGCAGAGCAGCAGGCGCTGCTGGCTGAGAACTACAGTGAACTGGCAGAAGCTTTTGGGGAACCTCACTCACAGATTGGCTCCCTCAACTCCCAGCTCATCAACGCCTTATCGTCAATCAACTCTGTCGTGAAGTCTGCAAGCGCTGAAGAGCTGAGGCCTGACTTCCTGAAAACCAGCCTGGGTAAGGTCACAG GCAGTAATTTGGAATACACCTGTAAGTGTGGAAGTCTTCAATCAGGAGGGCCATTAAACTCCCAGACATCCCGGCATGAGCAAGAGGTGGGGACCACAGAAGGGAAGCCCATCAGCAGCCAGGATACCTTCCCCACTCAGGAAACCACGCTGTCTCCAGTGAACCTGACAGACGACCAGATAGCCGCTGGCCTCTATG TATGTACAAATAATGAAAGTACACTGAAGTCCATCATGAAGAAGAAAGATGCCAACAAAGATTCAAATGGAGCGAAAAAGAATCTTCAGTTTGTTGGCATTAATGGAGG GTATGAAACCACTTCAAGTGATGATTCCAGCTCAGATGAAAGCTCTTCTTCCGAGTCAGATGACGAGTGTGATGTCCCCGAGTATCCTCCTGAGGAAGTGGAGGACGAAGAGGAGGACCAAGACACTCGGGGGATGGCAGAAGGCCACCACGCAGTTAATGTGGAAGGTCTCACGTCCAGCAGGGTGGAAGATGAAATGCAGGTTCCAGAATGTGAACCTGAGAAGGTGGAAATCAGAGAGAG atATGAACTAAGTGAAAAGATGTTGTCTGCATGCAACTTactgaaaaataacataaatgacCCCAAAGCTTTGACCAGCAAGGATATG CGGTTCTGTCTGAACACTCTCCAGCACGAGTGGTTCCGCGTGTCCAGTCAGAAGTCAGCCATCCCAGCCATGGTGGGGGACTACATAGCCGCTTTTGAGGCCATCTCTCCAGACGTCCTGCGTCATATCATCAACATGGCAGACGGGAACGGCAACACCGCCCTCCATTACAGTGTGTCCCACTCCAACTTCGAGATTGTGAAGCTGCTCTTGGACGCTG ATGTATGTAACGTGGATCACCAGAACAAGGCGGGGTATACCCCCATCATGCTGGCAGCCCTTGCCGCTGTGGAAGCAGAGAAGGACATGCGAGTTGTGGAGGAACTCTTTGCCTGTGGGGACGTGAACGCCAAAGCCAGCCAG GCAGGACAAACAGCCCTCATGCTGGCCGTCAGTCATGGGCGGATAGACATGGTGAAGGGCCTGCTGGCCTGTGGGGCTGACGTCAACATTCAGGACGACGAGGGCTCCACCGCCCTGATGTGTGCCAGCGAGCACGGGCACGTGGAGCTCGTCAAGCTGCTGCTGGCCCAGCCAGGCTGCAGTGGCCACCTGGAGGACAAT GATGGCAGCACCGCGCTCTCAATAGCCCTGGAGGCAGGACACAAGGACATCGCCGTTCTGCTGTATGCCCACGTCAACTTCGCGAAAGCCCAGTCTCCG GGCACCCCTAGGCTTGGAAGGAAGACATCTCCTGGTCCCACCCACCGAGGTTCATTTGATTGA